One segment of Urocitellus parryii isolate mUroPar1 chromosome 5, mUroPar1.hap1, whole genome shotgun sequence DNA contains the following:
- the Atp23 gene encoding mitochondrial inner membrane protease ATP23 homolog yields MAGASDQRQPGPAAGEQLQQPQVSCQVFPERLAQGNPQQGFFSSFITHNQKCQQMLLKTVETNPYVKLLLDAMKHSGCAVNKERHFSCEDCNGNVSGGFDASTSQIVLCQNNIRNQAHMSRVVTHELIHAFDHCRAHVHWFSNVRHLACSEVRAANLSGDCSLVNEIFRLRFGLKQHHQTCVRDRAILSILAVRNISKEVAEKAVDEVFESCFNDHEPFGRIPHNEKYARYAHRDFQNRDRYYSNI; encoded by the exons ATGGCGGGAGCTTCGGACCAGCGCCAACCTGGCCCCGCAGCAGGGGAGCAGCTGCAGCAGCCACAAGTCTCGTGCCAAGTCTTCCCAGAACGGCTGGCCCAGGGGAATCCCCAACAAGGGTTCTTTTCCAGCTTCATCACCCATAACCAGAAGTGCCAGCAAATGCTCCTGAAGACGGTGGAAACAA ATCCATATGTCAAACTTCTACTTGATGCCATGAAGCACTCCGGTTG TGCTGTAAACAAAGAAAGACACTTTTCTTGTGAAGATTGTAATGGAAATGTTAGTGGAGGTTTTGATGCTTCAACATCTCAG ATTGTTTTGTGCCAGAATAACATCCGTAACCAGGCCCACATGAGCAGAGTGGTCACCCACGAGCTCATTCACGCATTTGATCATTGTCGTGCTCATGTCCACTGGTTCTCTAATGTCAGGCATTTGGCCTGCTCAGAG GTTCGAGCTGCTAACCTTAGTGGGGACTGTTCACTTGTAAATGAAATATTCAGGTTACGGTTTGGATTAAAACAACACCATCAG acTTGTGTGCGAGACAGAGCAATTCTTTCTATCCTGGCTGTTAGGAATATCAGCAAAGAAGTAGCTGAGAAGGCTGTTGATGAAGTTTTTGAATCTTGCTTCAATGACCATGAACCTTTTGGAAGGATCCCACATAATGAGAAATATGCAAGATATGCTCATAGAGACTTTCAAAACCGGGATCGATATTACTCAAATATATGA